One candidate division WOR-3 bacterium genomic window, TACTGGAAGACTTGGGATACCTTTCAAGGCTTGCCTTTGTTTTAGACCATTTTCTCCACCGTATCGGTCTTCATGGAAAGAGCGTAGTTCCCTTTATCCTCGGCTATGGCTGCAATGTACCCGCAGTGTTTTCCACCCGGATAATTGAAAGCGAGCGAGAAAGAATCACTACAGCCTTTCTTATTCCCTTCATTCCCTGCTCGGCGAGGCTTGCCATAATTTTCGCTCTTTCGAACCTGTTTCTTGGTTTCAAATTTACTTTTACCCTCTTTGTCCTGAATATTTTCGTTATCGCAATCCTCGCAAAAATAGTGAGTCTTCTTTACAAATCGGAAGTTACCGACTTCATACTGGAAATACCACCCTATCGCATTCCAACGGTGAAAGGCACTTTGAGCAAATTGTGGTATAAGCTCAAAGATTTTATTTTCTTCGCCTGGCCGATCATTGTTATTGGTAGCATCATTCTAAGCTTAATGCAATATTTCGGCCTCGACACAGTTATTAACAGGGCTTTTTCACCCTTTGTTCATGGCATACTTGGAATTAACGAAAATCTCAGTGTAGTCTTGATTTTCGGCGTTTTAAGAAAGGAATTGGCTTTAATAATGGCTTCGGAGGCCCTTAAAGTTCCTGTAGAGCTTTTGAACACCGTTATGACCAAAAGGGAACTGGTGGTCTTTACCACCTTCGTGACCTTTTATACACCTTGTCTTTCAACGATCCTGGCACTGTGGAAAGAAATTGGTTTAACTAAAACCCTTATTCAAATAGCCGTCAGTTTAATCTTAGCGTCAATCCTCGGTCTTTTGATGGGTTTAATTTTCTAAGAACGTCCTTTTTTCCCAATTATCTCCATTATGGCCGTAGCTGCCTCTTCAATAGACCGTGAAGTAACATCAAGGATTGTAAAATTGTGCTCACGGAAAAGGGTTAGGGCATAATTCACTTCTTTTTTGATTTCATCTAAATTTACGTATGGATCACTCAATTCCATCTTTAACCTACTTGCCCTTACTAACCTTATATCCCTTAAACGCTCAGGATCGACCGTAAGTCCTATAATCTTAGATGAAGGAAGTCTTAAAACCTGTTCTGGCAGAGGCCTTCCGTAAACAACCGGGACGTTGGCCGTTTTTATTCCCCTGTAAGCCAAATAAATCGATATCGGCGTTTTTGAAGTTCTGGAGACCCCTAAGAGAACGAGGTCTGCCTGGTCAATGTCTTTTATATTCCTTCCATCATCGTGCTTAACGGCAAAATTTATGCACTCGATCCTTTCGTAGTAATCTTGATTCAAATGTCTGAAAAGCCCCGGCACAGCCATTGGAGAGAGTTCCAGAAGGTCCTGTAGACGCGAGAGTACAGGTCCCAAAATATCAATTACAGGAACACCAAGCTGCAGTGAAAGGGCGATGATTTCCTTCCTCAATTCAGTTATTACAAAGGTATAGGCAACAACAGCCGTGTACTGTGCAGCCTCCTCCATTATTTCTCTCAATTGCTCAACGGTACGAACCTGAGAATACTTTTTGATATAAACATTTGTGGTTGTGAATTGGGTCAATGCAGCTTTAACAACGGTTTCACAGGTAAGGCCAGAAGAGTCCGATACAATAAATATCCACCTCTCCCTTGTTGCCATTTTATGATTTTACAATCAACGCGAAAAAAATTCAACCTTCTTTGAGTCGGCTAAGGAT contains:
- a CDS encoding pyruvate, water dikinase regulatory protein, producing MATRERWIFIVSDSSGLTCETVVKAALTQFTTTNVYIKKYSQVRTVEQLREIMEEAAQYTAVVAYTFVITELRKEIIALSLQLGVPVIDILGPVLSRLQDLLELSPMAVPGLFRHLNQDYYERIECINFAVKHDDGRNIKDIDQADLVLLGVSRTSKTPISIYLAYRGIKTANVPVVYGRPLPEQVLRLPSSKIIGLTVDPERLRDIRLVRASRLKMELSDPYVNLDEIKKEVNYALTLFREHNFTILDVTSRSIEEAATAIMEIIGKKGRS